A single window of Botrytis cinerea B05.10 chromosome 15, complete sequence DNA harbors:
- the Bcabp1 gene encoding Bcabp1, producing MATLNTSTNGPSIKSSYSGVVNSSAPSGAAASSPTYGQWALFSVSAPLVNAFQQDSGGKESVLKVQSTGEGELIDLIEDFSEGRVQFAFVKVKDPNTTLPKYVLIGWCGEGVPERTKGYFTSHLAAVSKILHGYHVQITARSESDLAPESIVQKVADASGAKYSSGSAPPPSSGPRPPTASKPVFTPTRSGGVSGFNPLAGSRSRTSQNDNVDGDGWGADAPQITRTQLEKVQPAYKPTKVNMAELTKQPTASRSSNDSGADSGSAPDVVKGGYQPIGKVDIAALRAQAKSSGDDRPTIVKGAYEPVGKVDIAAIRAKAQKPADDGPRAVSPAATGSPAPGSDEPPKSLADRSAAFTQSERLTTLPKPKVANRFGSTASSFAGTKAPTPGSFGIQSPAAPAASAPIGAASRTFADEGGKTPSQIWAEKKARERGLSGAGDAPPQSVASPIASQPSGGGQWKSGYTGKSWAPVATNPTGQSATGSIDQQKTGEAEVEQEVPDSPAGGINAIRDRFKGGQAPMGAPAMPRSITGDRDQSPPPPPVNAGSRPGAVPMPGLPTRPPPVEAEEEEYSKPNIPAPPPVPRSPTPEPEEEPERESSPVRIAMPVARGREPEEMEAPEELHGHPTLEQAIEHVPHEEELTEEPAGYDPARGAAAAVAAETFGHSAPAVNETSAASGKRALIQYDYEKAEDNELELVEGEYVTNIEMVDDDWWMGTNSKGESGLFPSNYVELVEDEEESAPAPVPAPSHHDEPEPPARAPAPAAPAAAPAAPAHAAGPTATTLYDYEAAEDNELSFPEGATVTDLEFPDDDWWFGHFKGHSGLFPANYVELDQ from the exons ATGGCAACTCTCAACACATCCACGAATGGCCCTtctatcaaatcatcatattCCGGAGTGGTCAATTCTTCTGCACCCTCCGGAGCTGCGGCGTCCAGCCCGACTTATGGACAGTGGGCTTTGTTCTCAGTATCAGCTCCTCTTGTGAATGCTTTCCAACAAGATAGTGGTGGAAAGGAGAGTGTGCTGAAGGTACAAAGCACTGGAG AGGGAGAACTCATCGACTTAATCGAGGATTTCTCGGAAGGACGAGTTCAATTCGCATTTGTTAAAGTCAAAGATCCCAATACCACACTTCCGAAATACGTACTTATTGGATGG TGCGGTGAAGGTGTTCCTGAAAGAACCAAAGGCTATTTCACAAGCCACCTTGCAGCAGTATCCAAGATTCTTCAT GGCTACCATGTTCAAATAACTGCTCGATCAGAATCCGACTTGGCACCAGAAAGTATTGTTCAAAAAGTAGCAGATGCATCGGGCGCGAAATATTCCTCGGGCTcagcaccaccaccttcCTCTGGTCCTCGTCCCCCAACAGCTTCTAAGCCAGTGTTCACTCCTACACGGTCGGGCGGTGTGTCGGGTTTCAATCCATTGGCAGGTTCGAGATCAAGGACAAGTCAGAATGACAACGTAGACGGAGATGGATGGGGCGCAGATGCGCCACAAATCACCAGGACACAACTTGAAAAGGTCCAGCCCGCATATAAACCCACAAAAGTTAATATGGCAGAGCTTACCAAACAGCCAACCGCTTCACGATCTAGCAATGACAGTGGAGCAGACAGTGGATCTGCTCCTGATGTTGTCAAAGGAGGTTATCAACCAATCGGGAAAGTAGACATTGCAGCACTACGTGCTCAAGCTAAAAGCAGTGGTGACGATCGACCAACGATAGTTAAGGGAGCATACGAACCAGTCGGCAAAGTGGATATTGCAGCGATCCGAGCCAAAGCTCAAAAGCCTGCCGACGATGGTCCCAGAGCAGTTTCACCTGCCGCTACTGGCTCACCGGCCCCAGGCAGTGATGAACCACCTAAGTCTCTTGCAGATAGATCTGCGGCTTTCACTCAATCAGAGCGTCTCACGACTCTACCAAAACCAAAGGTCGCGAATAGGTTTGGTTCCACCGCGAGCAGCTTCGCCGGAACGAAGGCCCCAACTCCAGGTAGTTTCGGAATTCAGTCGCCAGCAGCCCCGGCAGCATCTGCTCCAATCGGTGCAGCCAGTCGAACCTTTGCTGACGAAGGCGGTAAAACTCCTTCTCAAATCTGGGCAGAGAAGAAAGCTCGAGAAAGAGGGCTTAGTGGTGCTGGCGATGCTCCTCCCCAGAGCGTAGCGTCGCCTATCGCAAGCCAGCCAAGTGGAGGAGGACAATGGAAGAGTGGATATACTGGCAAATCTTGGGCTCCTGTTGCTACCAATCCCACCGGACAATCTGCTACAGGCAGCATCGACCAACAGAAAACCGGTGAAGCAGAAGTAGAGCAAGAAGTGCCAGATTCTCCAGCTGGAGGCATCAATGCCATCCGGGACCGATTCAAGGGAGGGCAGGCACCAATGGGCGCACCAGCAATGCCACGATCAATTACTGGAGATCGAGACCAatctccaccacctccacctgTCAACGCTGGCAGTAGGCCCGGTGCAGTTCCAATGCCTGGACTCCCAACTCGTCCCCCACCCGTTGAGGCCGAGGAGGAGGAATATAGCAAGCCAAATATTCCTGCACCTCCTCCAGTTCCCCGCAGTCCTACACCAGAaccagaagaagaaccaGAACGCGAGTCATCTCCCGTTCGTATCGCTATGCCAGTAGCACGTGGAAGAGAACCtgaagaaatggaagctCCAGAGGAACTTCACGGCCACCCAACCCTTGAGCAGGCCATTGAACACGTTCCCCATGAGGAAGAGCTCACCGAGGAACCCGCTGGATATGACCCTGCTCGTGGCGCAGCAGCAGCTGTGGCAGCCGAAACATTTGGACACAGCGCTCCTGCCGTCAATGAAACGTCCGCTGCTAGCGGTAAACGCGCATTGATCCAATACGACTATGAGAAGGCGGAAGACAATGAGTTAGAACTTGTTGAAGGCGAATATGTTACCAACATTGAAATGGTCGATGATGACTGGTGGATGGGTACCAATTCGAAGGGCGAAAGTGGTCTCTTCCCAAGCAACTATGTAGAGCTtgtagaagatgaagaagagtcTGCTCCAGCACCAGTACCAGCCCCAAGCCACCACGATGAGCCAGAACCACCTGCACGTGCACCTGCTCCAGCTGCTCCAGCTGCCGCACCTGCCGCACCTGCTCACGCTGCTGGTCCTACGGCTACTACTCTATACGATTATGAGGCCGCTGAGGATAATGAATTGAGTTTCCCAGAAGGTGCTACTGTTACTGATTTG GAATTCCCAGATGATGATTGGTGGTTCGGTCACTTCAAAGGACACTCTGGTCTCTTCCCAGCGAACTATGTCGAACTTGACCAATAA
- the Bcgrx3 gene encoding Bcgrx3 → MSTLIDITTEEEWQKHTESLPSSTLQIINFHAPWAAPCAQMTTVLRTLALSYPPTTPPTTSWVSMNAEEVISVSDAFDVTAVPYLVLTRNNVVLETVSGSDATKVRNAIEKHANSPSSSTNGTSAKPVPSISHASTAPSTTAPTTSTESEEPMSKEDLHARLSNLVKAAPVMLFMKGTPSAPQCGFSRQLVALLREKSVKYGFFNILADDEVRQGLKEFADWPTFPQLWMDGELVGGLDIVKEEAANDPDFFTAYSVAKPAAA, encoded by the exons ATGTCAACTCTTATCGATATTACAACAGAGGAAGAATGGCAGAAGCACACTGAATCTCTGCCATCCTCAACTCTGCAGATCATCAACTTTCAC GCACCATGGGCGGCACCATGCGCGCAAAT GACAACCGTCCTCCGTACCCTCGCCCTCTCCTACCCCCCAACTACACCTCCAACCACGTCATGGGTTTCCATGAATGCCGAAGAAGTTATTTCCGTCTCCGATGCCTTTGACGTAACCGCGGTTCCCTACCTCGTCCTCACCCGCAACAATGTTGTCCTCGAGACCGTCTCCGGCAGCGACGCCACCAAAGTCCGCAACGCCATTGAAAAACACGCCaactctccctcctcctccacaaaTGGTACATCAGCCAAGCCCGTCCCCAGTATAAGCCATGCCTCTACCGCACCATCAACAACCGCACCTACCACTTCTACCGAATCCGAAGAACCAATGTCTAAAGAAGATCTTCACGCTCGTTTATCTAACCTTGTTAAGGCGGCTCCTGTGATGTTATTCATGAAAGGAACACCTTCAGCACCCCAATGCGGATTTTCCCGTCAACTCGTCGCTTTACTAAGAGAGAAGTCGGTGAAATATggattctttaatattttggCCGATGATGAGGTAAGGCAGGGTCTTAAGGAATTTGCGGATTGGCCTACTTTCCCACaattatggatggatggtgaaCTTGTTGGAGGTCTGGATATT GTCAAGGAAGAAGCAGCAAATGATCCGGATTTCTTCACTGCATATAGTGTTGCTAAACCAGCAGCAGCgtag
- the Bclcc6 gene encoding Bclcc6 gives MSVFASERSSGSNESLDDVEMREVRGGEYEHGHQKMRLLSNKRKSVSPNRSSGSSKTLDGVEMQERDDDYGDQDGLLSSGKQKGDLSLEPEFETKWHLRTPWVIFISFATAIATILTMWKIASYITSKNNTVVDYPDPTSSGFRRSASDYELNPNWDFDASPKVRTYHWTIKDIEANPDGVFRPMITINSQFPGPMIECNEGDVIVIDVDNQAINATSIHFHGIFQNGTNHMDGTAGITQCPIAPGHKFRYKFNVTGQSGTYYYHGHQAVQISDGLYGPLIIHSKKEKTLQPISYSTDRVIMLQDYYHELSSGLTMKNLEPNSEASPIPDGALINGLNSVDCSVLPHRTCDNSTAILPSFDLAANENHRLRFINTGAFAWFQVGLDEHEFAITEVDGTDIMPSYETRMMISPAQRYSMIVNTNHNSTDAFWLRARMVTHCWKEPSLPAHGADEVRAVIRYVSKKGTPQTMISKPTSQDWKKPIETWCQDMNTTKFIPTSFEPAPQIADHSYFIRANLERHYWRLQRGYFNSSTFRPQVQHPTLHRTIDGFSTNNESFTSMARVNGVNSVSYNQENDYLIQHSGVKVVDIIIRNFDEGNHPMHLHGHKVWVLGQGHGDFPGYHALNLQPEGRGTLPGHEHALDNLIRRDVASVEGFGWLALRFVADNPGVWAFHCHMMWHGEAGMAMQFIDRVDEVMKMKILEENQQLCEVNVEELEKGSIPKDEIWFGFGPEDE, from the coding sequence ATGTCTGTTTTTGCCAGTGAGCGGTCCTCAGGATCCAACGAAAGTCtagatgatgttgaaatgCGGGAAGTTAGGGGAGGAGAATATGAACATGGACACCAAAAAATGAGACTGTTGTCGAATAAGAGAAAGAGCGTATCGCCCAACAGATCTTCGGGGTCAAGCAAGACGTTGGATGGTGTTGAAATGCaagagagagatgatgattatgGAGATCAAGATGGATTGTTGTCGAGCGGAAAGCAGAAGGGTGACCTATCACTAGAGCCTGAGTTCGAAACAAAATGGCATCTAAGAACTCCTTGGgtgatatttatatcatttGCGACAGCGATAGCGACTATCCTCACAATGTGGAAAATTGCATCGTATATCACCTCAAAAAATAATACAGTGGTTGACTATCCAGATCCAACATCCAGCGGCTTTCGTAGGTCAGCAAGTGACTACGAATTGAATCCAAATTGGGATTTTGATGCCTCTCCAAAAGTTCGTACATATCACTGGACCATCAAAGATATCGAGGCCAATCCAGACGGTGTTTTCAGACCAATGATTACTATTAATTCGCAATTTCCTGGTCCAATGATCGAATGTAATGAGGGAGATGTTATAGTTATCGATGTCGATAATCAAGCCATCAACGCTACATCTATACATTTCCATGGCATCTTTCAAAATGGAACGAACCATATGGATGGTACTGCAGGCATAACACAATGTCCCATTGCACCAGGCCATAAATTTCGATATAAGTTCAACGTCACGGGTCAATCTGGCACCTACTACTACCATGGACATCAAGCTGTACAGATTTCTGACGGGCTATACGGGCCGTTGATTATCCATtctaagaaagagaagactTTACAGCCAATCTCATATTCTACGGATCGAGTAATAATGCTCCAAGATTATTATCATGAATTGAGTAGTGGACTCACAATGAAAAACCTTGAGCCTAATAGTGAAGCCTCACCGATTCCTGATGGAGCACTGATCAATGGACTTAACAGTGTAGACTGTTCCGTTCTACCACATCGAACATGTGACAACTCGACAGCGATTCTCCCTTCGTTCGATTTGGCCGCAAATGAAAATCATCGATTAAGATTTATCAATACTGGTGCATTCGCTTGGTTTCAAGTCGGCTTGGACGAGCACGAGTTTGCCATTACTGAAGTTGATGGAACAGACATCATGCCATCGTATGAGACCCGCATGATGATCAGTCCTGCACAACGCTACAGTATGATTGTTAATACGAATCACAACTCGACTGATGCATTTTGGCTCAGAGCAAGGATGGTAACTCATTGCTGGAAAGAACCTAGCTTACCAGCCCACGGAGCTGATGAGGTTCGAGCTGTCATCCGTTATGTCTCCAAAAAAGGCACACCTCAAACCATGATTTCTAAACCAACTTCACAAGATTGGAAGAAGCCAATTGAAACATGGTGCCAAGATATGAACACCACCAAGTTCATACCCACCTCCTTTGAACCTGCCCCGCAGATAGCAGATCATAGCTATTTCATCCGCGCGAATCTTGAAAGACATTATTGGCGTCTCCAGCGAGGCTACTTCAATAGCTCTACTTTCCGTCCTCAAGTTCAACACCCGACACTCCATCGCACGATCGATGGTTTCTCAACCAATAACGAATCATTCACATCCATGGCCCGAGTTAACGGCGTGAACTCTGTATCCTACAACCaagaaaatgattatttAATCCAACACTCCGGAGTCAAAGTCGTTGATATAATTATCCGAAACTTCGACGAAGGAAACCATCCCATGCATTTACACGGTCATAAAGTCTGGGTTCTGGGCCAAGGACACGGTGACTTTCCCGGGTATCACGCTCTAAATCTTCAACCAGAGGGTCGTGGCACATTACCAGGCCATGAACATGCTCTAGATAATTTAATCAGGAGAGATGTGGCATCTGTGGAAGGATTTGGATGGTTAGCTCTTCGCTTCGTGGCGGATAATCCAGGCGTCTGGGCTTTTCATTGTCATATGATGTGGCATGGAGAAGCGGGCATGGCTATGCAATTTATAGACCGGGTTGACGAAgttatgaaaatgaagattctgGAGGAGAACCAACAATTGTGTGAAGTGAATGTcgaggaattggagaagggAAGCATTCCTAAGGATGAAATTTGGTTTGGCTTCGGTCCAGAAGATGAGTGA